From one Halosimplex rubrum genomic stretch:
- a CDS encoding asparagine synthase-related protein: MVGLSGVFGAGAGSCEVATVPPTVDDEVTDGYRDRDVRVRSAFHAGTATDQPAETADGALVWLWGEVYSVTDGDGDRTTVDPNESARTCAREYAKRGLRFVERLDGEFAGFVYEPAAGTVTLFLDRLGARPLYYAVAGDGIAVSTNVQTVPVVPGFEPRFDERALAEYVYSRRTLGTTTPIEGVRQLPPATTLTYDVDTGDTERRTYWEPRHRPVDEPLSYFVDELAERFERAVADRTSDDRDHGLLLSGGSDSRAVLAAAEGPLSAFHLSDGDTREARVAERSADAAGADFHRLDRGPAYHADLLDRAGPIQEFVGPFHTGHALGFADEIRGEADTLLTGLYSDDLFGSWSVPQATLDLPAGVRFWLPVERLPSTTAAFVDGQVTAGPTRRPAFLDATPLGEILADNIASRDGRVDYHGVEYESVEQLGLSSTLYPITNGIGFDLYSAVQIAPTRNPFLDRRLVELHCSMPLRYRLRADPLHRAIDRLDGSLAAIPHAGTRVPLTYPKAAHAVGNRVVNQLDKLGGADYRTDGPWQDKNEVVRTDDFVGRALDRNDALLRRLPGVDAAAARETYRRHRAGETNAAEELYRLVSVLEMPLTRRVLDGDSEAVEDEETVRA; this comes from the coding sequence ATGGTCGGGCTCTCCGGAGTGTTCGGCGCGGGCGCCGGCAGCTGCGAGGTGGCGACGGTGCCGCCGACGGTCGACGACGAGGTCACCGACGGCTACCGCGACCGGGACGTTCGGGTCCGGTCGGCGTTCCACGCGGGGACGGCGACCGACCAGCCGGCCGAGACCGCCGACGGCGCGCTCGTGTGGCTGTGGGGCGAGGTGTACAGCGTCACCGACGGCGACGGCGACCGGACGACCGTCGACCCGAACGAGTCCGCTCGCACGTGCGCGCGAGAGTACGCGAAACGCGGGCTGAGGTTCGTCGAGCGGCTCGACGGGGAGTTCGCCGGCTTCGTGTACGAGCCGGCCGCGGGGACGGTCACGCTCTTCCTCGACCGACTCGGGGCGCGGCCGCTGTACTACGCGGTCGCCGGCGACGGTATCGCCGTCTCGACGAACGTCCAGACGGTCCCGGTCGTTCCCGGGTTCGAGCCCCGGTTCGACGAGCGGGCGCTCGCCGAGTACGTCTACAGCCGGCGGACGCTCGGCACGACGACGCCCATCGAGGGGGTCCGACAGCTCCCGCCGGCGACGACGCTGACCTACGACGTCGACACCGGCGACACGGAACGGCGGACCTACTGGGAGCCGCGACACCGGCCGGTCGACGAGCCGCTGTCGTATTTCGTGGACGAACTCGCCGAGCGCTTCGAGCGGGCGGTCGCCGACCGGACGAGCGACGACCGCGACCACGGCCTCCTGCTGAGCGGCGGCAGCGACTCCCGAGCGGTGCTGGCCGCCGCCGAGGGGCCGCTCTCGGCCTTCCACCTGAGCGACGGCGACACCCGGGAGGCGCGAGTCGCCGAGCGGTCGGCCGACGCCGCCGGTGCGGACTTTCACCGGCTGGACCGCGGGCCGGCGTATCACGCCGACTTGCTCGACCGGGCGGGCCCGATCCAGGAGTTCGTCGGCCCGTTCCACACGGGCCACGCGCTCGGGTTCGCCGACGAGATCCGCGGCGAAGCCGACACGCTGCTGACGGGGCTGTACAGCGACGACCTCTTCGGCTCCTGGAGCGTCCCCCAGGCCACGCTCGACCTCCCGGCGGGCGTCCGGTTCTGGCTCCCCGTCGAGCGGCTGCCGTCGACGACCGCCGCGTTCGTCGACGGCCAGGTGACAGCGGGGCCGACGCGCCGGCCGGCCTTCCTCGACGCGACGCCGCTGGGCGAGATCCTCGCCGACAACATCGCGTCGCGGGACGGCCGGGTCGACTACCACGGCGTCGAGTACGAGTCGGTCGAACAGCTCGGCCTCAGTTCGACGCTGTACCCCATCACGAACGGGATCGGGTTCGACCTCTACAGCGCGGTGCAGATCGCGCCGACGCGCAACCCGTTCCTCGACCGCCGGCTGGTGGAGTTACACTGCTCGATGCCGCTGCGGTACCGCCTGCGAGCGGACCCGCTCCACCGGGCGATCGACCGGCTCGACGGTTCGCTGGCCGCGATCCCCCACGCCGGGACGCGAGTGCCCCTGACGTACCCGAAGGCGGCCCACGCGGTCGGCAACCGCGTGGTGAACCAGCTCGACAAGCTCGGCGGGGCCGACTACCGGACCGACGGGCCCTGGCAGGACAAGAACGAGGTCGTCCGGACCGACGACTTCGTCGGTCGCGCCCTCGACCGCAACGACGCCCTGCTCCGCCGGCTCCCGGGGGTCGACGCCGCAGCCGCCCGCGAGACGTACCGCCGCCATCGCGCGGGCGAGACGAACGCGGCCGAGGAGCTGTACCGGCTGGTCAGCGTCCTCGAGATGCCGCTCACGCGGCGCGTGCTCGACGGCGATAGCGAGGCCGTCGAAGACGAAGAGACGGTTCGCGCCTGA
- a CDS encoding lysine N(6)-hydroxylase/L-ornithine N(5)-oxygenase family protein, with the protein MTDRVHDVVGIGVGPFNLGLAALLDGADADLDVRFLEQEPAFDWHEGMLVEETTMEVPFLADLVTMADPSNPYSYLNYLQAEDRLYEFYFYEEFFIPRREYNEYCRWVADRLPSLEFDSRVTDVRVDGDLFVVETVDPTTGERDRYAAEDVVMGIGTQRHVPEQFEDCLGGDVFHSASYLHNRERCLDADSVTIVGSGQSAAEVFRDLLERQADREFGLDWITRSRGFFQMADAKLGHMIYTPDYTEYFYDLDQGTKDELLDGQDLLYKGIDERTSGRIYDALYRRSVGDGDPDVGMLAATEVADIGTVDVGPDRSVSDRYQLICHHWQEDERFLHESDVVVLATGYARTEPPFLAPLEDRIRRDGQGRLAITKDFRLETDLPGEIFVQNAELHTHGINAPDLGLGPYRNATIVNGIVGEEVYDASRADTFQQFAVDEFVAERGARRIPESRPRLRGDD; encoded by the coding sequence GTGACCGACCGCGTCCACGACGTCGTCGGGATCGGCGTCGGGCCGTTCAACCTCGGGCTGGCGGCGCTGCTCGACGGCGCCGACGCCGACCTGGACGTCCGGTTCCTCGAACAGGAGCCGGCGTTCGACTGGCACGAGGGGATGCTCGTCGAGGAGACCACGATGGAGGTGCCGTTCCTCGCCGACCTGGTCACGATGGCGGACCCGTCGAACCCCTACAGCTACCTCAACTACCTCCAGGCCGAGGACCGGCTCTACGAGTTCTACTTCTACGAGGAGTTTTTCATCCCGCGCCGCGAGTACAACGAGTACTGCCGGTGGGTGGCCGACCGGCTCCCGTCGCTCGAATTCGACAGCCGCGTCACCGACGTGCGCGTCGACGGGGACCTGTTCGTCGTCGAGACGGTCGACCCGACGACGGGCGAGCGCGACCGCTACGCCGCCGAGGACGTGGTGATGGGGATCGGCACCCAGCGACACGTCCCCGAGCAGTTCGAGGACTGCCTCGGCGGCGACGTGTTCCACTCGGCGTCGTACCTCCACAACCGCGAGCGCTGTCTCGACGCCGACTCCGTCACGATCGTCGGCTCCGGCCAGAGCGCCGCGGAGGTGTTCCGCGACCTCCTCGAACGACAGGCCGACCGCGAGTTCGGCCTCGACTGGATCACCCGCTCGCGCGGCTTCTTCCAGATGGCCGACGCCAAGCTCGGCCACATGATCTACACGCCCGACTACACGGAGTACTTCTACGACCTCGACCAGGGGACGAAAGACGAGCTGCTCGACGGGCAGGACCTGCTGTACAAGGGGATCGACGAGCGGACGAGCGGGCGGATCTACGACGCGCTGTATCGGCGCTCCGTCGGCGACGGCGACCCGGACGTCGGCATGCTCGCCGCGACCGAGGTCGCGGACATCGGCACCGTCGACGTCGGGCCCGACCGCTCGGTCAGTGACCGCTACCAGTTGATCTGCCACCACTGGCAGGAGGACGAGCGGTTCCTCCACGAGAGCGATGTGGTCGTCCTCGCGACGGGCTACGCCCGGACGGAGCCGCCCTTCCTCGCGCCGCTGGAGGACCGTATCCGCCGCGACGGCCAGGGCCGCCTGGCGATCACGAAGGACTTCCGGCTGGAGACGGACCTGCCCGGCGAGATCTTCGTCCAGAACGCGGAGCTGCACACCCACGGGATCAACGCCCCCGACCTCGGGCTCGGGCCGTACCGCAACGCGACGATCGTCAACGGGATCGTCGGCGAGGAGGTGTACGACGCCTCGCGGGCCGACACCTTCCAGCAGTTCGCCGTCGACGAGTTCGTCGCCGAGCGGGGGGCCCGCCGTATCCCGGAGTCGCGACCGCGACTCCGGGGCGACGACTGA
- a CDS encoding GNAT family N-acetyltransferase translates to MTGPREVVGSGYSYVTNDEAVGKTIGFREVDVERDLGRLHAWLNSEHVLPYWTQDDPLPEVRETIERRANDNGQTLYIGYLDHVPMSYWESYWAADDRIAGYYDADPADQGIHLLVGPEEYLGEGYGAPLVRAMVAFQFRHPETDRIVTEPDARNERAIRVFEKSGFERVREVELPDKTGQLMVCDRERFEEEYA, encoded by the coding sequence ATGACCGGGCCGCGAGAGGTCGTCGGTTCGGGCTACAGCTACGTCACGAACGACGAGGCCGTCGGGAAGACGATCGGGTTCCGCGAGGTGGACGTCGAGCGCGACCTCGGCCGGCTCCACGCCTGGCTGAACAGCGAGCACGTCCTGCCGTACTGGACGCAGGACGACCCGCTGCCGGAGGTCCGGGAGACGATCGAACGGCGGGCGAACGACAACGGGCAGACGCTGTACATCGGCTATCTCGACCACGTGCCGATGAGCTACTGGGAGTCGTACTGGGCGGCCGACGACCGCATCGCCGGCTACTACGACGCCGACCCGGCCGACCAGGGGATCCACCTGCTCGTCGGGCCGGAGGAGTACCTCGGCGAGGGCTACGGGGCGCCGCTGGTGCGGGCGATGGTCGCCTTCCAGTTCCGCCACCCCGAGACCGACCGGATCGTCACCGAGCCGGACGCCCGCAACGAGCGAGCCATCCGCGTCTTCGAGAAGAGCGGCTTCGAGCGCGTCCGCGAGGTCGAACTGCCGGACAAGACGGGCCAGCTCATGGTCTGCGACCGCGAGCGCTTCGAGGAGGAGTACGCGTGA
- a CDS encoding DUF4330 domain-containing protein codes for MTIIDESGRLFGRVNVYDALVVVVLVGALGAGVLFVDPFPEGGDPAARYATVDLGQQPLSTAARIAEGNDSGGALAVTDAYVGPGDGDTASVVVRVRVNGTLVDDPAADASVFEFGGETLRRGDNLTLETAAYDAEGEVVELGAANTTLETGRLPVLVEASVPPATAALVDRGDGYRLDDRTVATVTETTVASAGGGNRTAMLGLSLRTVRYGGGTYFGDRRVLVGQTVPFRTERYALSGSVTRWGNASLPGEPASATAVVRLDGVEPDIADGLEAGMVERRDGTTLAEITDVRSEPASVVLTSEDGNIYEREHPRNEDVYLTVDLRVRRTDDGLRFRTRPVREGSNVLLDFRTVAVDGTVVDVGA; via the coding sequence GTGACGATCATCGACGAGTCCGGGCGCCTGTTCGGACGGGTCAACGTCTACGACGCGCTCGTGGTGGTCGTCCTCGTCGGCGCGCTCGGCGCCGGCGTCCTGTTCGTCGACCCGTTCCCCGAGGGCGGCGACCCGGCCGCGCGCTACGCGACGGTCGACCTGGGCCAGCAGCCGCTGTCGACGGCCGCACGGATCGCCGAGGGCAACGACTCCGGCGGCGCGCTGGCCGTCACCGACGCGTACGTCGGCCCCGGCGACGGCGACACGGCGTCGGTCGTGGTCCGCGTCCGGGTCAACGGGACGCTCGTCGACGACCCGGCGGCGGACGCTTCCGTCTTCGAGTTCGGCGGCGAGACCCTGCGCCGGGGCGACAACCTGACGCTGGAGACGGCCGCCTACGACGCCGAGGGCGAGGTGGTCGAGCTCGGGGCCGCGAACACGACCCTGGAGACGGGACGGCTACCGGTCCTCGTCGAGGCGAGCGTGCCGCCGGCGACGGCCGCGCTCGTCGACCGCGGCGACGGCTACCGGCTCGACGACCGGACGGTCGCGACGGTCACCGAGACCACCGTCGCCTCCGCCGGGGGCGGCAACCGGACCGCCATGCTCGGCCTCTCGCTGCGGACGGTCCGCTACGGCGGTGGCACCTACTTCGGCGACAGGCGGGTCCTCGTGGGCCAGACCGTCCCGTTCCGCACCGAACGCTACGCGCTGTCCGGGTCGGTGACGCGGTGGGGCAACGCCTCGCTGCCGGGCGAACCGGCGAGCGCGACCGCGGTCGTCCGGCTGGACGGCGTCGAGCCGGACATCGCCGACGGCCTCGAAGCGGGGATGGTCGAGCGGCGCGACGGGACGACCCTCGCCGAGATCACCGACGTGCGGTCGGAACCGGCGTCGGTCGTCCTCACCAGCGAGGACGGCAACATCTACGAGCGCGAGCACCCGCGGAACGAGGACGTGTACCTCACCGTCGACCTGCGCGTGCGCCGCACCGACGACGGCCTCCGCTTTCGCACCCGACCGGTCCGGGAGGGCTCGAACGTGCTGCTGGACTTCCGGACCGTCGCCGTCGACGGGACCGTGGTCGACGTGGGCGCCTGA
- a CDS encoding glycosyltransferase family 4 protein gives MRVGFVHPTYPQGEGTGATHSASRIVFELADRGHDVTVYCWADPPADATFERDISVRSLDADGSPYHSALQLDAALRERVPEFDAFDVVHSYVLNSLPALGEVAAETSAATVLTLNAYGAVCPKNDLRYMDREPCTSNGLAKCAACSVATSGGHDEDGPLYRSASRLGYLKLVREGERVADRIDAYHALSPHIRETYAEFGFPRDRLTVIPNILDERFDRAHGSDFEEPYELLYVGSLDEHKGVDRLVPVLDRLNGSGERYRLTVVGDGGLRTDLEAAADERGLGESVTFTGWLDNDDLPALYAAHDCFLYPGRWDEPFGRVFLEALAAGTPVVASDVGSVAAIVGDGGVTTDGSVEGFVDAVRTLFDGDAAATSAAANRTVERYRADAVVPQFEALYERAVERSDAVER, from the coding sequence GTGCGGGTCGGCTTCGTCCACCCGACGTATCCGCAGGGCGAGGGGACGGGCGCGACCCACAGCGCCTCCCGGATCGTCTTCGAGCTGGCCGACCGCGGCCACGACGTGACGGTCTACTGCTGGGCGGACCCGCCGGCCGACGCGACGTTCGAGCGGGATATCTCGGTGCGCTCGCTCGACGCGGACGGCTCCCCGTACCACTCGGCGCTGCAACTCGACGCCGCGCTACGCGAGCGCGTCCCCGAGTTCGACGCCTTCGACGTCGTCCACAGCTACGTGCTGAACAGCCTCCCGGCGCTGGGCGAGGTCGCGGCCGAGACGAGCGCGGCGACGGTGCTGACGCTGAACGCCTACGGCGCGGTCTGCCCGAAGAACGACCTCCGGTACATGGACCGCGAGCCCTGTACCAGCAACGGGCTCGCGAAGTGCGCGGCCTGTTCGGTCGCGACCAGCGGCGGCCACGACGAGGACGGCCCCCTGTATCGGTCGGCCAGCCGGCTGGGCTACCTGAAGCTGGTCCGCGAGGGCGAGCGCGTCGCCGACCGGATCGACGCCTACCACGCCCTCTCGCCGCACATCCGCGAGACCTACGCCGAGTTCGGGTTCCCGCGCGACCGGCTGACGGTGATCCCGAACATCCTGGACGAGCGGTTCGACCGAGCGCACGGGAGCGACTTCGAGGAGCCCTACGAGTTGCTGTACGTCGGGTCGCTCGACGAACACAAAGGCGTCGACCGCCTGGTGCCGGTCCTCGACCGGCTGAACGGGTCGGGCGAACGGTACCGGCTGACCGTCGTCGGCGACGGCGGGCTCCGGACCGACCTGGAGGCGGCGGCCGACGAGCGGGGCCTCGGCGAGTCGGTCACGTTCACCGGCTGGCTCGACAACGACGACCTCCCGGCGCTGTACGCCGCCCACGACTGTTTCCTCTACCCCGGTCGGTGGGACGAGCCGTTCGGCCGGGTGTTCCTCGAAGCGCTGGCGGCCGGGACGCCCGTCGTCGCCAGCGACGTGGGCAGCGTCGCCGCGATCGTCGGCGACGGCGGAGTGACCACCGACGGCTCCGTCGAAGGGTTCGTCGACGCGGTCCGGACGCTGTTCGACGGCGACGCCGCGGCCACCTCCGCGGCGGCCAACCGGACGGTCGAACGCTACCGGGCCGACGCCGTCGTCCCGCAGTTCGAGGCGCTGTACGAGCGAGCCGTCGAGCGGTCGGACGCCGTCGAGCGGTAG
- a CDS encoding alkaline phosphatase family protein yields MDTRSRLVRALATPVLFCRQANRLYHRRLGLRECNDAGTDPFEADWDTLVVLDACRYDMFERRSTLPGDLERRRSRASTTVEFLRANVDGRDLRDTVYVTANPQLHQHRESIRAEFADIVDIWSGEGWSEEHGTVLPETMTEAALRANEEYPNKRLVVHYMQPHYPFVGSETDFDGGDFTDPEATEENVWVQLLQGRLDVDREAVWELYDANLDRALPHVERLLREFDGKTVVTADHGNMVGERAFPIPFREWGHPRGVYTPELVDVPWLVHEDGPRRTVDASAPAAASESLDDDVVADRLRDLGYAE; encoded by the coding sequence ATGGACACGCGGTCGCGACTGGTCCGCGCGCTCGCCACGCCCGTGCTGTTCTGCCGGCAGGCGAACCGGCTGTATCACCGACGGCTCGGGCTCCGGGAGTGCAACGACGCGGGGACGGACCCGTTCGAGGCCGACTGGGACACGCTGGTCGTGCTCGACGCCTGTCGGTACGACATGTTCGAGCGGCGGTCGACGCTCCCGGGCGACCTCGAACGCCGGCGGTCCCGGGCCTCGACGACCGTGGAGTTCCTGCGAGCGAACGTCGACGGCCGCGACCTGCGCGACACGGTGTACGTGACCGCGAACCCGCAGCTGCACCAACATCGCGAGTCGATCCGGGCTGAGTTCGCCGACATCGTCGACATCTGGTCGGGCGAGGGCTGGAGCGAGGAACACGGGACGGTCCTCCCCGAGACGATGACCGAGGCGGCGCTACGAGCGAACGAGGAGTACCCGAACAAGCGGCTCGTCGTCCACTACATGCAACCGCACTACCCGTTCGTGGGCAGCGAGACCGACTTCGACGGCGGCGATTTCACCGACCCCGAGGCCACCGAGGAGAACGTCTGGGTCCAGCTGCTGCAGGGTCGGCTCGACGTCGACCGCGAGGCGGTCTGGGAGCTGTACGACGCCAACCTCGACCGGGCGCTGCCCCACGTCGAGCGGTTGCTGCGCGAGTTCGACGGGAAGACGGTCGTCACGGCCGACCACGGGAACATGGTCGGCGAGCGGGCGTTCCCGATCCCGTTCCGGGAGTGGGGTCACCCGCGTGGGGTCTACACGCCCGAACTCGTCGACGTGCCGTGGCTCGTCCACGAGGACGGCCCGCGCCGGACCGTCGACGCGTCGGCGCCCGCCGCCGCGAGCGAATCGCTCGACGACGACGTGGTCGCCGACCGACTGCGGGACCTCGGGTACGCGGAGTAA
- a CDS encoding DUF7519 family protein: MSDATDRAPAADRPVAAPEDESGTDPESVGSDDGGLAGRGTAGSDPTAGASERRTGGSAAGTRATAASVDRSPARTSARLAVALAAVATLWLPTIGGRAFGLVGTALVAVGALRGRRRRVTAGAVALVAGVASAGLAGAPPLALVGATLCALLAWDTGRYGITVGEQLGREASTTRLELAHVAATAAVGTAAALLGTASYLVVDTTTDGVAVVVLLVGVALVLSALR, translated from the coding sequence GTGAGCGACGCGACCGACCGGGCGCCCGCCGCGGACCGCCCCGTCGCCGCCCCCGAAGACGAGTCGGGAACGGACCCGGAATCGGTCGGATCGGACGACGGCGGGCTCGCGGGGCGCGGAACCGCGGGGTCCGACCCCACAGCGGGAGCGAGCGAGCGGCGCACGGGCGGGTCGGCGGCCGGAACGCGCGCGACGGCCGCATCGGTCGACCGCTCGCCCGCGCGGACGAGCGCCCGGCTCGCGGTCGCGCTGGCGGCGGTCGCCACGCTGTGGCTCCCGACGATCGGCGGACGGGCGTTCGGCCTCGTCGGAACGGCCCTCGTCGCGGTCGGTGCCCTGCGGGGCCGTCGAAGGAGGGTCACCGCCGGCGCCGTCGCGCTCGTGGCCGGCGTCGCGTCGGCGGGGCTGGCCGGCGCGCCGCCGCTCGCGCTGGTCGGCGCGACGCTGTGCGCACTCCTCGCGTGGGACACCGGCCGCTACGGGATCACCGTCGGCGAGCAGCTCGGCCGCGAGGCGTCGACCACGCGCCTCGAACTCGCTCACGTGGCGGCGACCGCGGCGGTCGGGACCGCGGCGGCCCTGCTCGGAACCGCCTCCTACCTCGTCGTCGACACCACCACCGACGGCGTCGCCGTCGTCGTCCTCCTCGTCGGCGTCGCGCTCGTGCTCTCGGCGCTCCGGTGA
- a CDS encoding DUF58 domain-containing protein — MKRRGWVGVGAVVVGLGLAAWGGGPGTSRVAAALAALGAGAVVVAGLAAAAGRRFVDPDRWRPRDPERGFLVPVPGDEDPAFAGARDRSRPSGDAAAARDGDGGEGEDSEGGEGSAVLAHATGHWTGAVAVALVLGGLGVVSRAPGLVLSGVVGAAVAGYAGAVEPPLRDAETGEPAVSVRRRLADESPEPGDSVTVGVELRNESDEYLTDVRVVDGVPDEVAVIDGSARHGAPLAPGGRTTFTYTVRATRGEHDWTRAELTVADPSGAVEYETTVAASTTLRCTLPVLDGERVPVGGTTAGFAGRVETDEGGPGIEFHATREYRRSDPLSRIDWGQLAKTGELATVEFREERSAVVQLVVDTRRAAYRASAPDGYHAVERGVDAAHRVFDALLDAGDRVGFETFGRERDGCRLAPGAGGDHRALGRELLNVHPALSPVPPARKLHERYPPDRRTTLRLRRIRRIHRRLDPDAQIMLVSPCCDDYPRRVARRLAAYGRDVTVVSPDPTVRDTGPHERAADERDERLSALRSAGVRVVDWTDDERFDAALARARRRWSA; from the coding sequence ATGAAGCGCCGTGGCTGGGTCGGCGTCGGCGCCGTCGTCGTCGGCCTGGGGCTGGCCGCGTGGGGCGGCGGTCCCGGAACGTCCCGGGTCGCGGCCGCGCTCGCGGCGCTCGGGGCCGGTGCGGTGGTCGTCGCGGGACTGGCCGCTGCGGCGGGCCGCCGCTTCGTCGACCCCGACCGCTGGCGCCCGCGGGACCCCGAACGGGGCTTCCTGGTCCCCGTCCCCGGTGACGAGGACCCCGCGTTCGCCGGGGCTCGTGACCGAAGCCGGCCGAGCGGCGACGCGGCCGCCGCTCGCGACGGAGACGGTGGAGAAGGCGAGGACAGTGAGGGGGGCGAGGGGTCGGCGGTCCTCGCTCACGCGACGGGGCACTGGACGGGCGCGGTGGCGGTCGCGCTCGTGCTGGGCGGGCTCGGCGTCGTCTCGCGGGCGCCGGGGCTGGTGCTCTCGGGGGTGGTCGGCGCCGCCGTCGCGGGGTACGCGGGCGCGGTCGAACCGCCGCTCCGGGACGCCGAGACGGGCGAGCCGGCGGTGAGCGTCCGCCGGCGGCTCGCCGACGAGTCGCCCGAACCGGGCGACTCGGTGACCGTCGGCGTCGAACTGCGAAACGAGAGCGACGAGTACCTGACGGACGTGCGCGTCGTCGACGGCGTCCCCGACGAGGTGGCCGTTATCGACGGCTCGGCCCGCCACGGCGCGCCGCTGGCCCCCGGCGGCCGGACGACGTTCACCTACACCGTCCGGGCGACGCGGGGCGAACACGACTGGACGCGCGCCGAACTGACGGTCGCGGACCCCAGCGGCGCCGTCGAGTACGAGACGACCGTCGCGGCGTCGACGACCCTTCGATGTACGCTTCCCGTGCTGGACGGCGAGCGGGTGCCGGTCGGCGGGACGACCGCCGGCTTCGCCGGCCGCGTCGAGACCGACGAGGGCGGCCCCGGCATCGAGTTCCACGCCACCCGCGAGTACCGCCGCTCGGACCCCCTCTCGCGGATCGACTGGGGGCAGCTGGCCAAGACGGGCGAGCTGGCGACCGTCGAGTTCCGCGAGGAGCGGTCGGCGGTCGTCCAGCTCGTCGTCGACACGCGGCGGGCCGCCTACCGCGCGTCGGCGCCCGACGGCTACCACGCCGTCGAGCGCGGCGTCGACGCCGCCCACCGCGTGTTCGACGCGCTCCTCGACGCCGGCGACCGCGTCGGCTTCGAGACGTTCGGGCGCGAGCGCGACGGCTGTCGACTCGCGCCCGGCGCCGGCGGCGACCACCGCGCTCTGGGCCGCGAGCTGCTGAACGTCCACCCCGCGCTGTCGCCGGTCCCGCCCGCCCGGAAGCTCCACGAGCGCTACCCGCCCGACCGGCGCACGACCCTCCGGCTGCGGCGTATCCGCCGGATCCACCGGCGGCTCGACCCTGACGCGCAGATCATGCTCGTCTCGCCCTGTTGCGACGACTACCCGCGGCGGGTCGCCCGCCGGCTCGCCGCCTACGGCCGCGACGTGACCGTCGTGAGCCCCGACCCGACCGTCCGGGACACCGGCCCCCACGAGCGCGCCGCCGACGAGCGCGACGAGCGGCTGTCGGCGCTCCGGTCGGCCGGCGTCCGCGTCGTCGACTGGACGGACGACGAGCGGTTCGACGCCGCGCTGGCGCGGGCCCGACGGCGGTGGTCGGCGTGA
- a CDS encoding DUF4129 domain-containing protein: protein MSGRALGTALLIAAAVVGMGAVAAVDPGNPAEGVDRERNGTFVERQPLVGPGGGGSGFYIDLPFSVPGGSSVPIPGPALVLTALAAGLAALWYRSETGVSLAGLGDDDETGVGGGDVDLSAVGRAAGAAADRIDADADVDNEVYRAWDEMRALVDPPDPETTAPAEFADAAVAAGMDPDDVAELTELFAEVRYGGRDPADRADRAVAAMRRIEAAYADDGDGAGGESVGSDESDDSGAAGDGAAGGRR, encoded by the coding sequence ATGAGCGGCCGGGCGCTCGGGACCGCGCTGCTGATCGCGGCAGCCGTCGTCGGCATGGGTGCGGTCGCGGCCGTCGACCCCGGAAATCCGGCCGAGGGCGTCGACCGGGAAAGAAACGGGACGTTCGTCGAGCGCCAACCCCTGGTCGGCCCCGGCGGCGGCGGGAGCGGATTCTACATCGACCTCCCCTTCTCGGTTCCCGGCGGTAGCTCGGTCCCGATCCCCGGGCCCGCGCTGGTACTCACCGCGCTCGCCGCCGGACTGGCGGCACTCTGGTATCGGTCGGAGACGGGCGTGTCGCTGGCGGGGCTCGGCGACGACGACGAGACCGGCGTCGGCGGCGGCGACGTGGATCTCTCGGCGGTCGGACGGGCGGCCGGCGCGGCCGCCGACCGGATCGACGCCGACGCCGACGTGGACAACGAGGTGTACCGCGCCTGGGACGAGATGCGCGCCCTGGTCGACCCGCCCGACCCCGAGACCACCGCGCCGGCGGAGTTCGCCGACGCCGCCGTCGCCGCCGGCATGGACCCCGACGACGTGGCCGAGCTCACCGAGCTGTTCGCGGAGGTGCGCTACGGCGGGCGCGACCCCGCCGACCGCGCCGACCGCGCCGTCGCCGCCATGCGCCGCATCGAGGCGGCCTACGCCGACGACGGCGACGGCGCTGGCGGTGAGAGCGTGGGGAGCGACGAGAGCGACGACTCGGGAGCGGCCGGCGACGGGGCCGCAGGGGGGCGCCGATGA